From the genome of Seriola aureovittata isolate HTS-2021-v1 ecotype China chromosome 6, ASM2101889v1, whole genome shotgun sequence, one region includes:
- the LOC130170777 gene encoding pituitary adenylate cyclase-activating polypeptide type I receptor-like, whose translation MLLQSVFVSGGSWMRRTTTLLHLGLFLQLALWETTEAIHPDCALVAQHMKAQEECNQILKQEENNHSTRAGCPTFWDDIGCWFRAEVGQVVSVSCSNVSQLFVNNQVYIYKNCTEEGWSDAYPSYEKACEFAEDEETEPETTYFSNFKQVYTAGYATSLISLISAIFVFTVFRKFHCTRNYIHINLFFSFILRASAVFIKDGVLFSDENLDHCFMSTTSCKSAVAFFQFSILANYFWLLVEGMYLQTLLALTFVFQKKYFWWYILIGWGLPTTIITAWILTRNFYDNRGCWDDTDVAFIWWIIKAPITASLLVNFIIFINVIRILVQKLRSPGVGGNDTSHFKRLAKSTLLLIPLFGMHYMVFAFLPENTGAEARLFIELGLGSFQGFVVALLYCFLNGEVQAELKKRFWKWQTQSYLSYSKQRRPLFTESSTVTQISVLDKSSPRGQPGSEMHALTHTVTPNNVSAV comes from the exons ACGGAGGCCATCCACCCAGACTGCGCCCTGGTGGCTCAGCACATGAAAGCTCAGGAAGAATGCAACCAGATCCTCAAACAGGAGGAGAACAACCACTCCACCAGGGCAG GTTGTCCGACATTTTGGGACGACATTGGTTGCTGGTTCCGTGCAGAGGTGGGACAGGTGGTCAGCGTCTCGTGTTCCAACGTCTCCCAGCTGTTTGTCAATAACCAAG tttacATCTACAAGAACTGCACTGAGGAAGGATGGTCCGATGCCTACCCGTCCTATGAGAAGGCCTGTGAGTTTGCGGAGGATGAAGAGACAGAACCTGAG ACAACATACTTCTCCAACTTCAAGCAGGTGTACACTGCTGGCTACGCTacctccctcatctctctgaTATCGGCCATTTTTGTCTTCACTGTCTTCAG GAAGTTTCACTGCACCAGGAACTACATCCACATCAACCTgttcttctccttcatcctgAGAGCGAGCGCCGTCTTCATCAAAGATGGCGTCCTTTTTTCTGATGAAAACCTGGACCACTGCTTCATGTCGACG acGTCTTGTAAATCAGCCGTGGCCTTCTTCCAGTTCAGCATCCTCGCCAACTACTTCTGGCTGCTGGTGGAGGGCATGTACCTGCAGACGCTGCTCGCTCTCACCTTCGTCTTCCAGAAGAAATACTTCTGGTGGTACATACTCATCGGCTGGG GTCTCCCTACAACAATCATAACAGCCTGGATCCTCACTCGAAACTTCTACGATAACAGGGG GTGCTGGGATGACACAGATGTGGCCTTCATCTGGTGGATCATAAAAGCTCCAATAACTGCATCGCTACTG GTGaacttcatcatcttcatcaacGTGATCCGGATTCTGGTCCAGAAGCTGAGGTCTCCTGGTGTCGGCGGCAACGACACCAGTCACTTcaa gagacTGGCCAAATCCACTTTGCTTCTCATCCCTCTGTTTGGGATGCACTACATGGTGTTTGCCTTCCTGCCAGAGAACACGGGGGCAGAGGCCCGACTCTTCATCGAGCTCGGTCTGGGATCCTTTCAG GGATTCGTTGTGGCCCTGCTCTACTGTTTCCTGAACGGGGAG GTGCAGGCAGAACTAAAGAAGAGGTTTTGGAAGTGGCAGACTCAGAGCTACCTTAGCTACAGTAAACAACGGCGTCCGTTGTTCACTGAAAGCAGCACGGTCACTCAGATCTCTGTTCTGGACAAGTCCAGCCCCAGAGGGCAGCCGGGCTCAGAGATGCACGCCCTCACCCACACCGTCACGCCCAACAACGTCTCCGCCGTCTGA